Proteins encoded by one window of Bdellovibrionales bacterium:
- a CDS encoding ISNCY family transposase, with amino-acid sequence MGSQDLLVLEVIAKVEANKLTRFEAETLLQVSGRTLRRYLTNYREEGIAFIRHGNRGRAPKNKLAPELKRRVQNVMREKYFDFNMVHALEKLHEEGIDLKRETFRSWCHEIGLVKRAKKRRAKPRYKRTRMSQSGLLIQMDGSHHRWFDNRETCLIAAIDDATSEVVAAEFFEGETTFACLKILKDLITVKGVFKILYVDKAGIYGGIKRQGFSQVGRALEEVGAQIIFAHSPEAKGRIERLFQTLQDRLVAEMRLNKIRTMEQANEYLKTVYLPHQHNPRYSVRPHDLKPAYQALPAHCKLEEIFCIKEYRVVNRDHTISLGGEKYMIADQLKFSIYNQRIEIRSQKPGQWQCYFAGRPIRVKLIEKLKKMIA; translated from the coding sequence ATGGGATCACAGGATTTGCTCGTTTTAGAGGTCATAGCCAAAGTTGAGGCAAACAAGTTGACTCGATTTGAAGCAGAAACGCTTCTGCAGGTTTCGGGTCGAACATTAAGGCGTTACCTAACTAATTACCGGGAAGAGGGAATTGCCTTCATTCGACATGGGAATAGGGGTCGTGCGCCAAAGAACAAATTGGCACCGGAATTAAAACGTCGAGTGCAAAATGTCATGAGGGAAAAGTATTTCGATTTCAACATGGTTCATGCCCTCGAAAAGTTACATGAGGAAGGCATCGATCTCAAGCGCGAAACTTTCCGCAGCTGGTGTCACGAGATAGGATTGGTTAAGAGAGCAAAAAAGCGCCGGGCAAAGCCACGATATAAACGCACCAGGATGTCTCAATCGGGCCTTTTAATCCAAATGGACGGCAGTCATCACAGATGGTTTGATAATCGCGAAACCTGCCTTATTGCGGCCATCGACGACGCAACCAGTGAGGTGGTGGCTGCTGAATTTTTCGAGGGTGAGACGACGTTCGCATGTCTGAAGATTCTAAAGGACTTGATCACAGTTAAAGGTGTATTCAAAATTTTGTACGTGGACAAAGCTGGCATTTATGGCGGCATCAAGCGACAGGGCTTTTCTCAAGTCGGTCGCGCACTCGAGGAAGTTGGTGCGCAGATCATCTTCGCTCACTCCCCAGAAGCGAAGGGCCGAATTGAACGGCTATTTCAAACGCTTCAGGATCGACTCGTGGCCGAGATGAGGTTAAATAAGATCAGAACTATGGAACAAGCCAATGAATATCTCAAAACCGTGTATCTCCCTCACCAGCATAACCCACGTTATTCTGTGAGGCCGCACGACTTGAAACCCGCCTACCAAGCGCTTCCGGCGCACTGTAAACTTGAAGAGATCTTTTGCATAAAAGAATACAGGGTTGTTAATCGAGATCACACCATCAGTCTCGGCGGAGAAAAATATATGATCGCTGATCAACTGAAATTTTCAATCTACAACCAAAGAATCGAAATCCGCTCTCAAAAGCCTGGGCAATGGCAGTGCTATTTTGCAGGTCGACCCATCCGGGTTAAATTGATCGAAAAGCTCAAAAAAATGATCGCCTGA